The DNA sequence tggACAAGAATATGTGATTCAATGTAGTGATTTCTTTATTAAAGGTTTCATTGAGctgagtttttcttcttgctcaaTTGTAAGGCACGAGCCGGAATTACAGAAGTTCACTTCCTTCCTTTCAATCCAACTGATAAGGGGACAGCACTTACATACCTAGACAAAGCTGGTAAAATGCACAGAGTGAGCAAAGGTGCACCAGAGCAGGTACTtaatatatcaattcaaaatattGAAATCATATCTCACATGGAAAATGATCTAACCTTCCAAACCcttctatttttaattttgtagaTACTCAATTTGGCATGGAACAAATCAGATATTGAAAAGAGGGCACACACAGTAATTGAAAAATTTGCAGAACGTGGTCTTCGATCCCTTGCTGTTGCACGGCAGGTAACCAAGATTTAATCATGTCCCTGATAATAGATTTCTCTTCCTCTGATGCTAATGGATAATGATTTCTGTAATTTACCTGAAGTACCTGCTGGAACCAAAGACAGTCCTGGTGGACCTTGGGAGTTTGCTGGTCTTCTACCTTTGTTTGATCCACCATGTCACGACAGTGCTGAAACTATTAGAAGAGCTCTAGATCTTGGTGTGAGTGTTAAGATGATTACAGGTATTAAAAAGTGACCttaattttctgttttcaattcaatGGAGACTGCTCAGTGTAATAAACTAATTCACTTGACTAGACTTTTGATGCAACTTTTTAGATTCTTACTGATTCCACTCCAGCCGCATCAAAATCTAACTCTAATTAGTTTTCAGTACTTTTTTTtgactactctatttgctttacttTCCCAAGGCGATCAACTAGCAATTGCTAAAGAGACAGGGAGACGACTTGGGATGGGATCAAACATGTATCCAtcatcttcattgcttggtGAAAATAAGAATGGGTTAGATGCAAGTCTACAAATTGATGAACTCATTGAGAATGCTGATGGTTTTGCTGGTATCTTTCCAGGTAATGTTGGTTATGAACTTGCGTTACAGTTTGCTAACGTACTTTGCATTGCTTCTATTTGACTAGATGCTTCACAAATCTTCTATAACATTTTGCATAACATTTTTGCTCTCAAGTTTATTTTGCATTTctggtgtttttgtttttcattaaaTAGACCCATTTGCAATGCCTATGAGATTTTGCAGGTCCACCAGTCAGTTCAGGAGACTAACACAGATGATGGTGAGTTTGGGTTTGACTGCAATGTGGTTTGATATAGCATCTGTTCTTTTTACACTGTAAGCCATAATACTGACTGTTATGTATTGGATTTAGGGATGGTTTGCAAATCCCCAATCTGAGCACGACTCTTATCATTTCATTTTCGGCACAATGGTATGCCTCCTCTTGGAAAGgtacttttatttttgagcatgTTAGTTTCTGTTCGATTTCTTATACtagttttggtatttttctgcATTTTGATTTACATTTGTAGTGGATTTTCAGGGAATTTGAGCTTAATTTTTGTCAAACTTTAGTTTTGAACTGTGATTCTATTAAGAATTATAATGGGTTCCAGCTTCAAACAATTTTCAGATTGTAGAGGTTTTGGTTTGGGGTATAATTTGTTGACTGTAAGCTTGCTAGTTTATGCTATTTGATTTTGGGGTTATATGTGTTTCTTTGATTTCCTGTTGGCATAATTCTAATTGTCGAGCCTATACCGCTTATTGacaatttttgtttcctctTGCAGCAAATGCAAGGGTTTGGCCGTTGTTATTACTGATTGGAACACTAGGCGATCCAAGGGTATGGGTTGTATTGGTCAAATTGAAGAGTCTTGTAGTTATCTTAGTTGAAGATTTAGCTTGTGCTTTTATATGGATTGAGCATGGCAATGATGTTCAATGAGTTTTCTTAATGTGCAGTCGGGATGGACCATGTGAGGATTCATCCCAAGTTTCTGCATTCCAATGCAACCAGTCATAAGTGGGCTCTTGGAGGTagatttgaatttgattgatcTACGTAACATTGATACAGTTTTGATTGATCAACAAAGTACTTTTCGTTTAAAACCCTTCTCCAAACAATCATGTTAGTTGTTTGTTCATGCAGATGGAAATGGTTTTAAAACAAGTACCATGAGGCTTGGGGCAGACGTGATTGTGTTCACTCGTTGTTGTGGAAAAGATGGAAAAaggttcttttttttctttctttttttgttcatagttgttttgcttttttttttttgtaaggtTGGTAGTGGTTATTTTCTTCAGCCTat is a window from the Rosa chinensis cultivar Old Blush chromosome 2, RchiOBHm-V2, whole genome shotgun sequence genome containing:
- the LOC112184665 gene encoding plasma membrane ATPase 2, which gives rise to MANGFDFGWCYCPTDVDGIIAKLLICRNDIIAWPMEYGVFAKDVEKDSVVLMAARASRLENQDAIDAAIVAMLADSKEARAGITEVHFLPFNPTDKGTALTYLDKAGKMHRVSKGAPEQILNLAWNKSDIEKRAHTVIEKFAERGLRSLAVARQEVPAGTKDSPGGPWEFAGLLPLFDPPCHDSAETIRRALDLGVSVKMITGDQLAIAKETGRRLGMGSNMYPSSSLLGENKNGLDASLQIDELIENADGFAGIFPGNVGYELALQPICNAYEILQVHQSVQETNTDDGEFGFDCNVGWFANPQSEHDSYHFIFGTMVCLLLESKCKGLAVVITDWNTRRSKVGMDHVRIHPKFLHSNATSHKWALGGRFEFD